CGGCGCGATGGTCTGCGACCTCTTCAGCTGTCCCTTGCGGACGCCGGAGCGCTCCACGCGGGCGGGGCGGGGCGCGGAGCCGCCGCGGTGCGCGCCCGCGGGCTTCGTGACGGCGCTCATGCGGACGCCGCCTCGACGCGCAGGCCCTTGTTGCGGAAGGCCTCGATCACGGCCTCCTGCGCGATCGGCAGGGACTCGACGAGGGTCTGGCCGCTCGTGAGCTTGCGGCGGAACTCGTCCTGCAGCGTGTTGAGCGTGTACTGCGTGAGCGGCGACCACGTCCACTCGAGGTTCTGCTCCCTCGCGGCCGGCACGAAGACCTCCTCGTTGTAGGACTGGCCGCTGAAGAACGCGCTGGGCTCCTGGCGGGGCGCGCCGATGTAGTCGGGCGAGGGGGACCAGCCGATGCCGGAGTTCGCGATCATCGCGTCGATGCCCTCGGGCGACGTCGTCATCCAGGTCATGAACTTGAGCGCCTCCACGGGGTGCTTGCTGTTCGCGAGCACGGCCGCGGTGGATCCGCCCAGGTAGCTCGACCCGTACGACCCGTCGAAGGACCACGTCTGCATGGGCGCGACGCGCCACTTGCCCTCGCCGCCGGAGACGGACTGGATGAGGGCGTCCCCCCAGCTCGCGCTCGTGCAGCCGAAGATCTTCGCGTCCGCGGCCGCCGCGTACCAGGGCGGCGAGTAGGCGCTGAAGGAGGTGTTCACGATGTCGTCGTCGACCGCCCTGTCGAAGAACGCGGCGACCTCCATCGTGCGGTCGTCGAGCATGTCGATCACCCAGCGCTCGCCGTCCACCTGGAACCAGTTCGCGCCGGCCTGGGTGGCGTACGCGGT
The nucleotide sequence above comes from Clavibacter sp. B3I6. Encoded proteins:
- a CDS encoding ABC transporter substrate-binding protein, producing MHSISRRQALGVGAAAAGTLALASCSAPGGRLVNSDPVLPAAAPGEKVTLTYWAWLKDLQKVADVWNAENPDIQVEAVWIPGGNAGGYQKMYSAITAGGGPDIGQVELRQLPEFLLANGLVDLTRYGVEEYRDRYDEALWKQVSFQDGVFGIPQDSGPMAFYYQPALLDQVGGQPPATWDDWAALSAEVRKTGAGNYLDCFPVADASVFTAYATQAGANWFQVDGERWVIDMLDDRTMEVAAFFDRAVDDDIVNTSFSAYSPPWYAAAADAKIFGCTSASWGDALIQSVSGGEGKWRVAPMQTWSFDGSYGSSYLGGSTAAVLANSKHPVEALKFMTWMTTSPEGIDAMIANSGIGWSPSPDYIGAPRQEPSAFFSGQSYNEEVFVPAAREQNLEWTWSPLTQYTLNTLQDEFRRKLTSGQTLVESLPIAQEAVIEAFRNKGLRVEAASA